A single genomic interval of Mycobacteriales bacterium harbors:
- a CDS encoding glutathione peroxidase, whose amino-acid sequence MSVYDIPVTTIDGRSTTLAEHTGEVLLAVNVASRCGFTPQYTALEKLHEEYADRGFSVLGFPCNQFLFQEPGSDENIAAFCSATYGVTFPMFSKLKVKGRGQHPLFTELTKAADPNGNAGAVKWNFEKFLIDRHGEPIERFRSKVTPDDPMVTNAIEAALEQQA is encoded by the coding sequence GTGTCCGTCTACGACATTCCGGTGACCACGATCGACGGCCGGTCGACCACACTGGCCGAGCACACCGGCGAGGTGCTGCTCGCGGTCAACGTCGCGTCGCGCTGCGGGTTCACCCCGCAGTACACCGCGCTGGAGAAGCTGCACGAGGAGTACGCCGATCGCGGTTTCTCCGTCCTCGGTTTTCCGTGCAATCAGTTCCTGTTCCAGGAACCCGGCTCCGACGAGAACATCGCGGCGTTCTGCAGTGCGACGTACGGCGTCACGTTCCCGATGTTCTCCAAGCTGAAGGTGAAGGGCCGCGGGCAGCACCCGCTGTTCACCGAGCTCACGAAGGCCGCCGACCCGAACGGCAACGCCGGCGCGGTCAAGTGGAACTTCGAGAAGTTCCTCATCGACCGCCATGGTGAACCGATCGAGCGGTTCCGGTCGAAGGTCACCCCCGACGACCCGATGGTGACGAACGCGATCGAAGCCGCGCTCGAGCAGCAGGCCTGA
- a CDS encoding RNB domain-containing ribonuclease, translating into MPPRPTFIRGADLAAPLRALRAELKVPDGFAPEVLAAADAARDAWSHADRLDATDLPLVTLDPAGSQDLDQAFAIAPLGAGYRFHYAIANVAAFVPPDGPLAATARDRGETLYLPDGRAPVYPLSLSEGAASLLPDGERPAVLWRLDLDATGEPTEIDVRRAVVRSRAQLNYDTFGDADPSLVEGLRRVGELRLERERERGGVSLNVPEQLVVRDGDGWSLEYRETAPAEGWNAQLSLLVGMAAARLMVHAKVGLLRTMPAPWHRRVEALHRSAVALGVARPPGTAYAEIIRSLDPARPNEAAMLRLAASLFRGAGYVAFDGTLPGQIRHAAVAAPYAHATAPLRRLGDRFVSELCLAISAKRPVPEWARQGLPALPHLMAVADQRAHAVDHAVIDLAETVLLQDRVGEVFDAVVVEAEDDHGEIQVINPPVKTKIAGTDLPLGHEIRARLEHADVTTRKLTFSIEVGSHPDGRVFRL; encoded by the coding sequence ATGCCACCACGTCCGACGTTCATCCGCGGCGCCGATCTCGCCGCTCCGTTACGCGCCCTGCGCGCCGAGCTCAAGGTCCCGGACGGCTTCGCGCCCGAGGTGCTCGCCGCGGCCGACGCCGCCCGTGACGCGTGGTCTCATGCCGATCGCCTGGACGCAACCGACCTCCCGCTGGTGACGCTCGACCCGGCCGGTTCGCAGGACCTCGACCAGGCGTTCGCGATCGCGCCGCTCGGCGCCGGCTACCGGTTCCACTACGCGATCGCCAACGTCGCCGCGTTCGTGCCGCCGGACGGCCCGCTCGCAGCAACCGCGCGTGACCGTGGCGAAACGCTGTACCTGCCCGACGGCCGGGCACCGGTCTACCCGCTGTCGCTTTCGGAAGGCGCGGCCAGCCTGCTCCCCGACGGCGAGCGTCCGGCCGTGCTCTGGCGGCTCGATCTCGACGCGACCGGCGAGCCGACCGAGATCGACGTAAGGCGGGCGGTCGTGCGCAGCCGAGCGCAGCTGAACTACGACACGTTCGGAGACGCCGACCCGTCGCTGGTCGAGGGGCTACGCCGGGTCGGCGAACTGCGGCTGGAGCGGGAACGCGAGCGCGGCGGCGTGTCCTTGAACGTCCCTGAGCAACTGGTCGTCCGCGACGGTGACGGCTGGTCGCTGGAGTACCGCGAGACGGCTCCGGCCGAGGGCTGGAACGCCCAGCTGTCCTTGCTGGTCGGGATGGCGGCGGCGCGCCTCATGGTGCACGCGAAGGTCGGTCTGCTGCGCACGATGCCGGCGCCGTGGCACCGGAGGGTCGAGGCACTGCATCGAAGCGCGGTCGCGCTCGGTGTCGCGCGGCCGCCGGGCACGGCGTACGCAGAGATCATCCGCAGCCTCGACCCCGCCCGTCCGAACGAGGCGGCGATGCTTCGCCTGGCCGCGTCGCTGTTCCGAGGAGCTGGATACGTCGCGTTCGACGGCACCTTGCCCGGCCAGATCCGGCACGCTGCGGTGGCGGCGCCGTACGCCCACGCCACCGCGCCGCTTCGCCGGCTCGGTGACCGGTTCGTCTCCGAGCTCTGCCTCGCGATCTCAGCAAAGCGGCCGGTGCCGGAGTGGGCGCGGCAGGGCCTGCCGGCGTTGCCCCACCTGATGGCAGTGGCCGACCAGCGCGCGCACGCCGTCGACCACGCGGTGATCGACCTCGCGGAGACCGTCCTCCTGCAGGACCGCGTCGGCGAGGTGTTCGATGCAGTCGTCGTCGAGGCCGAGGACGATCACGGCGAGATTCAGGTCATCAACCCGCCGGTCAAGACGAAGATCGCCGGCACCGACCTCCCGCTCGGTCACGAGATCCGCGCCCGACTCGAGCACGCCGACGTGACGACGAGGAAGCTGACCTTCTCTATCGAGGTGGGGAGTCACCCGGACGGCCGAGTTTTTAGATTGTGA
- a CDS encoding LamG domain-containing protein produces MRTPWRRWLVVLAAAVTLTSGITAPFVVRAAAAAPNQSLSGTASSMYQTNGTVDSLAVSNGVLYAGGTFSAVRPPGAANGTSQTTRTDLAAFSTATGTPTSFDPTLNGTVYSVAISPDGSKLYVGGSFTTVNGQTRNRFAAFDLATGALDPTWVPSANGIGHSIAVYGSTVYLGGTFGKINNIAHKDLAAVDATTGVLLSGFTATADGEVASMALPADGSRLLVAGDFNTLAGQSEHAIGSLDPTTGAPETWLSNTILPNTPTCNSDGTDVYINGTVAYVAGEGAQPGCYDGDFAANVSDGSLVWNSPCEGATQALMMVDGVLYKGSHMHDCSYNEGGAGGGFTGALARSFFVVYRLIAQNPADGTFEHWSPNTNGSNGTNLGPLAMATDGTQLFVGGDFTSVNNKAQEGLARFAPGTSAPPTKPAVAPLVYPSGPDQLAISVPAVTDSDNGVLTYTLYRGSTVVGTATAESWPWAQPTVRFLDSGLKSGTSYTYTYKASDGTTTTAASPKSTAVTALATVPTYQSEVSSLAPSLNWHLDDTGTQATDSSGNGEVGDFEGGVTTGVPGALSGDAAIGLDGITGYVVSDQPQPASTDFTESAWFNSTTLTGGAILGTSSTPTGNGGTNDDTVWMDNDGQIVFAMDTPPVTFGGFPGFTNTTIRSPHTYNDGHWHQVVATYDGSTMSLYVDGALVASSAATATNPFEGYLLGGYNNIGSFAHVFGFGASPGGPTSPNSYHFQGSLDEVSTYPTALTAAQVASLWGSGAEAP; encoded by the coding sequence ATGCGCACTCCTTGGAGACGGTGGCTGGTCGTTCTCGCCGCAGCGGTCACTCTGACCTCAGGAATCACAGCGCCCTTCGTCGTTCGGGCTGCCGCCGCGGCACCGAACCAGTCGCTGAGCGGAACGGCGTCATCGATGTACCAGACGAACGGCACCGTAGACTCACTCGCGGTCTCCAACGGGGTCCTCTATGCCGGTGGGACGTTCTCCGCTGTGCGGCCGCCGGGTGCAGCAAACGGCACCAGCCAGACCACGCGTACCGACCTCGCCGCGTTCTCGACCGCGACCGGAACGCCGACGTCTTTCGACCCGACCCTCAACGGCACGGTCTACAGCGTGGCCATCTCCCCGGACGGCTCCAAGCTCTACGTCGGCGGATCGTTCACCACGGTCAACGGGCAAACCCGCAACCGGTTCGCGGCGTTTGACCTCGCGACCGGCGCGCTCGACCCGACGTGGGTGCCTTCCGCCAACGGCATTGGCCACTCAATTGCGGTATACGGCTCTACCGTCTACCTCGGGGGCACCTTCGGCAAGATCAACAACATCGCGCATAAGGACCTGGCTGCGGTGGACGCAACCACCGGAGTATTACTCAGCGGGTTCACCGCGACGGCAGACGGCGAGGTGGCGTCGATGGCGCTGCCCGCGGACGGCAGCCGGCTGCTTGTCGCCGGGGATTTCAACACCCTTGCCGGGCAGTCTGAGCACGCTATCGGCTCGCTAGACCCGACAACCGGGGCGCCCGAGACCTGGCTGTCGAACACGATTCTTCCGAACACCCCGACCTGCAACTCCGACGGCACCGATGTGTACATCAACGGCACAGTCGCATACGTCGCCGGTGAAGGCGCACAACCCGGCTGCTATGACGGCGACTTCGCAGCCAACGTGTCGGACGGCTCGCTGGTCTGGAACAGCCCGTGCGAGGGCGCGACCCAAGCCCTGATGATGGTTGACGGAGTGCTCTACAAGGGCTCGCACATGCACGACTGCTCGTACAACGAGGGCGGTGCGGGCGGCGGGTTCACAGGCGCGCTGGCGCGGTCGTTCTTCGTCGTCTACCGGCTGATCGCCCAGAACCCTGCCGACGGAACCTTCGAGCACTGGAGCCCAAATACCAACGGCTCGAACGGAACCAACCTCGGCCCGCTCGCAATGGCCACCGACGGCACCCAGCTCTTCGTGGGCGGAGACTTCACGTCGGTGAACAACAAGGCACAGGAGGGACTAGCGAGATTCGCTCCGGGTACGTCCGCACCGCCGACCAAGCCGGCCGTGGCTCCCCTCGTCTACCCCTCCGGCCCAGACCAGCTCGCCATCTCCGTTCCCGCGGTGACCGACTCCGACAACGGCGTCCTGACCTACACCCTCTACCGCGGTAGCACGGTTGTCGGCACGGCCACTGCCGAGTCGTGGCCGTGGGCCCAGCCGACGGTGAGATTTCTCGACTCCGGCCTCAAAAGCGGTACGTCGTACACATATACATACAAGGCATCAGACGGCACGACCACCACCGCGGCCTCACCAAAGTCGACCGCCGTCACCGCGCTGGCCACAGTGCCGACTTACCAGTCCGAGGTCAGCTCGCTCGCGCCATCGCTCAACTGGCACCTCGACGACACTGGGACACAGGCGACGGACTCATCGGGCAACGGTGAGGTGGGAGACTTCGAGGGCGGCGTTACCACCGGCGTTCCCGGCGCACTCTCCGGGGATGCAGCGATCGGCCTCGATGGCATTACTGGGTACGTGGTATCGGACCAGCCGCAGCCGGCGAGCACCGACTTCACTGAGTCGGCCTGGTTCAACTCGACGACGTTGACGGGCGGCGCGATCCTCGGTACCTCGTCGACGCCGACCGGCAACGGCGGCACAAACGACGACACCGTCTGGATGGATAACGACGGCCAGATCGTGTTTGCGATGGATACGCCTCCGGTGACCTTCGGCGGGTTCCCTGGGTTCACCAACACCACTATCCGGTCGCCACACACCTACAACGACGGCCACTGGCACCAGGTGGTCGCGACCTACGACGGCTCGACGATGTCGCTGTACGTCGACGGGGCACTGGTGGCGAGCTCGGCGGCCACCGCGACCAACCCATTCGAGGGCTACCTGCTCGGCGGATACAACAACATCGGTAGTTTCGCCCATGTCTTCGGCTTTGGCGCCTCGCCGGGCGGCCCGACCTCGCCGAACAGCTACCACTTCCAGGGCTCACTCGACGAGGTATCGACGTACCCGACCGCGCTCACTGCGGCCCAGGTCGCATCGCTGTGGGGAAGCGGCGCGGAAGCGCCGTAA
- the guaA gene encoding glutamine-hydrolyzing GMP synthase, translated as MSAAEGFDSVLVVDFGAQYAQLIARRVRECRVFSEIVPSSMPVADLLARRPKAIILSGGPSSVYAEGAPQVDAAIFQAGVPTFGICYGFQAMALALGGEVRRTGLSEFGATELTVSGDGGTVLGGLPAAQQVWMSHGDAVFAAPPGFTTIASSAGSPVAGFEDLARGLAGVQFHPEVLHTAHGQQVLERFLYDVAGCRPTWTMVNIVEEQIERIRAQVGDKRAICGLSGGVDSAVAAALVQRAIGERLTCVFVDHGLLRKGEPEQVERDFVASTGVRLKVVDAADRFLDALDGVSDPEQKRKIIGREFIRVFEQAAREVVAESEAAGETVDFLVQGTLYPDVVESGGGTGTANIKSHHNVGGLPDDLQFDLVEPLRTLFKDEVRRVGEELGLPPEIVWRQPFPGPGLGIRIVGAVSRDRLEVLREADAIAREELSAAGLDREIWQCPVVLLADVRSVGVQGDERTYGHPAVLRPVSSEDAMTADWTRLPYDVLARISTRITNEVREINRVVLDVTSKPPGTIEWE; from the coding sequence ATGAGCGCCGCCGAAGGCTTCGACTCTGTTCTCGTGGTCGACTTCGGGGCGCAGTACGCGCAGCTGATCGCCCGCCGGGTCCGCGAGTGCCGGGTCTTCAGCGAGATCGTCCCCTCGTCCATGCCGGTCGCGGACCTGCTCGCCCGCCGTCCGAAGGCGATCATCCTGTCCGGTGGCCCGTCCTCGGTGTACGCCGAGGGCGCACCGCAGGTCGACGCCGCAATCTTCCAGGCCGGTGTGCCCACCTTCGGGATCTGCTACGGCTTCCAGGCCATGGCGCTCGCGCTCGGCGGCGAGGTCCGGCGTACCGGCCTGTCCGAGTTCGGCGCCACGGAGCTGACCGTCTCCGGCGACGGGGGCACGGTCCTCGGCGGCTTGCCGGCCGCCCAGCAGGTCTGGATGTCGCATGGTGATGCGGTGTTCGCCGCGCCGCCGGGGTTCACGACCATCGCGTCGTCAGCGGGTTCCCCGGTCGCGGGCTTCGAGGATCTCGCCCGTGGCCTCGCCGGTGTGCAGTTCCACCCGGAGGTCCTGCACACCGCGCACGGCCAGCAGGTGCTCGAACGCTTCCTGTACGACGTCGCCGGCTGCCGGCCGACTTGGACGATGGTCAACATCGTCGAGGAGCAGATCGAGCGGATCCGCGCGCAGGTCGGCGACAAGCGCGCGATCTGCGGGCTGTCCGGCGGCGTCGACTCGGCGGTTGCAGCAGCGCTCGTGCAGCGGGCCATCGGCGAGCGACTCACCTGTGTGTTCGTCGACCATGGCCTGCTTCGGAAGGGCGAGCCGGAACAGGTGGAGCGCGACTTCGTCGCATCGACCGGCGTACGCCTGAAGGTCGTCGACGCCGCTGATCGCTTCCTCGACGCACTCGACGGTGTGAGCGATCCCGAGCAGAAGCGCAAGATCATCGGCCGCGAGTTCATCCGGGTCTTCGAGCAGGCTGCACGCGAAGTCGTTGCGGAGTCCGAGGCGGCGGGGGAGACCGTGGACTTCCTCGTGCAGGGCACGCTCTATCCCGATGTCGTCGAGTCCGGCGGTGGCACGGGCACTGCCAACATCAAGAGCCATCACAACGTCGGCGGGCTGCCGGACGACCTCCAGTTCGACCTCGTCGAGCCGTTGCGCACGCTGTTCAAGGACGAGGTACGCCGGGTCGGTGAGGAGCTCGGCCTGCCGCCGGAAATCGTTTGGCGCCAGCCGTTTCCCGGTCCCGGGCTCGGGATCCGGATCGTCGGCGCGGTCAGCCGCGACCGGCTCGAGGTGCTGCGCGAGGCCGATGCGATCGCGCGCGAGGAACTCTCCGCGGCCGGTCTCGACCGCGAGATCTGGCAGTGCCCGGTCGTGCTCCTCGCCGACGTGCGCTCGGTCGGCGTACAGGGTGACGAACGCACCTACGGACATCCGGCCGTGTTGCGACCCGTTTCGAGCGAGGACGCGATGACCGCGGACTGGACCCGGCTGCCGTACGACGTCCTCGCACGGATCTCCACCCGCATCACCAACGAGGTCCGCGAGATCAACCGCGTCGTGTTGGACGTGACCAGCAAACCCCCAGGCACCATCGAGTGGGAGTAA
- a CDS encoding sulfotransferase, producing the protein MAFGDRAGNTSSEQPEDEMASGPIIVVGANGTGSTLLRLMLDSHERIAIPGETGFLRLAAMHRWVPYWSLGGSWSASLGLTDEARDAALAGFYGGLLSAYAQSRGKPRWGEKTPFHVWHLQLARRMFPDCQVVGIVRHPGAVVSSQRRRFRRTYSHATRGWLRSTARLVHEAMALGDQCVLLRYEDLVSTPEPAARALLEWLGEDWSEAVLDHHEIQASNVAEGFTDAGRAIDAAAVTEWEAHLRGDERRQVLAPTSTLASFLGYDVDRTLPLGEFGDGLLVTGTALRARYDARAVTIKRPRAGYADRPLRPPVPRARRTAVDLDDVTIRALLQHRMARLAHRLPSGPRARLNAWRRRSALLDRLAGPRR; encoded by the coding sequence GTGGCCTTCGGCGACCGCGCCGGGAACACGTCGAGCGAACAGCCGGAGGACGAGATGGCGAGCGGGCCGATCATCGTCGTCGGCGCCAACGGCACCGGGAGCACTCTGCTGCGCCTCATGCTCGACAGCCACGAGCGGATCGCGATTCCCGGCGAGACCGGGTTCCTGCGCCTCGCCGCGATGCACCGGTGGGTGCCGTACTGGTCGCTCGGGGGTAGCTGGAGTGCGAGCCTCGGCCTTACTGACGAGGCGCGCGACGCCGCCCTCGCCGGCTTCTACGGCGGCCTGTTGTCGGCGTACGCGCAGTCGCGCGGCAAGCCGCGGTGGGGAGAGAAGACACCGTTCCACGTCTGGCACCTGCAGCTGGCCCGACGGATGTTTCCCGACTGCCAGGTGGTCGGGATCGTGCGGCACCCGGGTGCGGTCGTCTCGTCGCAGCGGCGGCGGTTCCGGCGTACCTACTCGCACGCAACCCGCGGCTGGCTGCGCTCGACTGCACGGCTGGTGCACGAGGCGATGGCGCTCGGCGACCAATGCGTGTTGCTGCGCTACGAGGATCTGGTGTCGACGCCGGAGCCGGCGGCGCGCGCTCTTCTCGAGTGGCTCGGTGAGGACTGGTCCGAGGCGGTTCTCGACCACCACGAGATCCAGGCGTCGAACGTCGCGGAGGGCTTCACCGACGCGGGCCGCGCGATCGATGCGGCTGCGGTCACCGAGTGGGAGGCGCACCTGCGGGGTGACGAGCGGCGGCAGGTCCTGGCGCCGACATCGACGCTGGCGTCGTTCCTCGGCTACGACGTCGACCGCACGCTTCCGCTCGGCGAGTTCGGCGACGGGCTGCTCGTCACCGGCACCGCGCTCCGAGCCCGCTACGACGCGAGAGCTGTCACGATCAAGCGGCCACGAGCCGGGTACGCCGACCGGCCGCTGCGACCGCCGGTGCCGCGGGCCCGGCGTACCGCGGTCGACCTCGACGACGTGACGATCCGGGCGCTCCTGCAGCACCGCATGGCCCGGCTGGCGCACCGGTTGCCCAGCGGCCCGAGGGCGCGGCTCAACGCCTGGCGCCGCCGCTCCGCGCTGCTCGACCGACTGGCCGGCCCCCGCCGCTAG